A single region of the Cynocephalus volans isolate mCynVol1 chromosome 12, mCynVol1.pri, whole genome shotgun sequence genome encodes:
- the LOC134361034 gene encoding small ribosomal subunit protein eS27-like codes for MPLTKDVLHPPPEEKKRKHKKLLVQSPTSYFTDVKCRGCYKTTTVFSHGQTVVLCFGCSTILCQPPGGKARLTEGCSFTRKQH; via the coding sequence ATGCCTCTCACAAAGGATGTCCTTCATCCCCctccagaagagaaaaagaggaaacataaGAAGCTCCTGGTGCAGAGCCCCACCTCCTACTTCACGGATGTGAAATGCCGAGGATGTTATAAAACCACCACGGTCTTCAGCCATGGACAAACTGTAGTTCTGTGTTTTGGCTGCTCCACTatcctctgccagcctccaggaGGAAAAGCAAGGCTTACAGAAGGATGTTCCTTCACGAGAAAGCAGCACTAA